In Syntrophomonas wolfei subsp. wolfei str. Goettingen G311, a single window of DNA contains:
- the mazG gene encoding nucleoside triphosphate pyrophosphohydrolase, whose protein sequence is MSKSGQAIEALLEVMDRLLAPDGCPWDREQTHESLQRYLIEESYEVIEAIKMQDMHKLREELGDLLLQVVFHAALAEREGHFDFAGVADTVKKKMIARHPHVFSHMDLKSSDEVMVHWESFKKKEGKKYLLEGIPIFLPALMRAEKMQEKAARVGFDWPGVEGALEKFKEEVEELVAATKPEEIKEEMGDVFFALVNVARLKNIDPEEALQSCNDKFTARFNYIEKKIKAEGKDFADYGLEELDQIWDEAKTKGL, encoded by the coding sequence TTGAGTAAAAGCGGACAAGCAATAGAGGCACTGCTGGAAGTAATGGATCGGCTTCTGGCACCTGATGGCTGTCCCTGGGATCGTGAACAGACCCATGAATCCCTGCAGAGATATCTGATTGAGGAAAGCTATGAGGTAATTGAAGCTATCAAAATGCAGGATATGCATAAATTAAGGGAGGAATTGGGAGACTTACTATTGCAAGTGGTATTCCATGCCGCCCTGGCGGAAAGGGAGGGCCATTTCGATTTTGCCGGAGTGGCTGATACAGTCAAGAAAAAAATGATTGCCCGCCATCCTCATGTATTCAGCCATATGGACTTGAAAAGCAGTGATGAGGTTATGGTTCATTGGGAAAGTTTTAAGAAAAAAGAAGGCAAGAAATATCTGCTGGAGGGTATTCCAATTTTCTTACCGGCCTTGATGCGGGCGGAAAAAATGCAAGAAAAAGCTGCCCGGGTAGGTTTTGACTGGCCCGGGGTAGAAGGAGCCCTGGAAAAATTCAAGGAGGAAGTAGAGGAACTCGTAGCCGCTACTAAGCCGGAAGAGATTAAAGAAGAAATGGGGGATGTGTTTTTTGCCCTGGTAAATGTAGCCCGCCTTAAAAACATAGACCCGGAAGAAGCCCTGCAATCCTGCAATGACAAGTTTACCGCCCGTTTTAATTACATTGAAAAAAAGATAAAGGCGGAAGGGAAGGATTTTGCCGATTATGGACTGGAGGAATTAGATCAAATTTGGGACGAAGCCAAGACTAAAGGTTTATGA
- a CDS encoding Ger(x)C family spore germination protein: protein MEVKMKKSFLLLFLLLLGFNPGCGVTELDKASIPLGLGVDVDGEQIVVSTELASPISPEQIESSSGPDFYVISGRGPTVVEAARKITLQIPRNPLWSHTNTMIIGEKLARQDMALFMDFLSRNRYVRKNIPVFVSSQSTPEEILSVKPPIEPHPSIAIKNILSLQEKQLGIYVPIDLKEMEFRFLSPGIEPLVPQVSILESDTGKRLRLEGAAVFRGRKMVGSFNEMESRGYRWMSPRRIQGGLFLVPSPLHSGKQISLELSRSQAQITPKLQEGAIIIQIKIKAEGNFYEQNEVGELFTRERFRGIEELANQEIKRQILLAINKAQELNSDVFGWGQMIKQNYPQQWEKMEGNWDELFPTVGKQIKVDFSLRRSYLADRSFKFQ, encoded by the coding sequence ATGGAGGTTAAAATGAAGAAATCATTCTTGCTTCTATTTTTGTTGCTGCTTGGCTTCAACCCCGGTTGTGGGGTAACCGAATTGGACAAAGCCTCAATTCCTCTGGGCCTGGGGGTTGATGTGGATGGTGAGCAAATAGTGGTGAGTACTGAACTGGCCAGTCCCATAAGTCCTGAACAAATAGAATCCTCTTCCGGTCCGGACTTTTATGTAATTTCGGGGCGGGGCCCAACCGTAGTGGAAGCGGCCCGCAAAATAACACTGCAAATACCGCGCAATCCCTTGTGGAGTCACACCAATACCATGATAATTGGAGAAAAGCTGGCCCGTCAGGATATGGCCCTTTTTATGGATTTTTTATCCCGTAATCGTTATGTGCGTAAAAACATCCCGGTATTTGTAAGCAGCCAAAGTACTCCGGAAGAAATTCTATCAGTAAAACCGCCTATCGAGCCTCATCCTTCCATAGCCATCAAAAATATCCTGAGCTTACAGGAAAAGCAATTGGGAATTTATGTGCCTATCGACCTTAAAGAAATGGAATTCCGTTTCCTTAGCCCAGGGATTGAACCCCTGGTCCCCCAAGTTAGTATTCTGGAGAGTGATACGGGTAAGCGGCTGCGTCTGGAGGGGGCGGCCGTTTTCCGGGGCCGGAAAATGGTTGGTTCCTTCAACGAAATGGAAAGCCGGGGCTACCGCTGGATGAGCCCACGGAGGATTCAAGGCGGTCTTTTCCTGGTACCCTCCCCGCTTCATTCCGGAAAGCAAATTAGCCTGGAATTGTCCCGCTCCCAAGCCCAAATTACCCCGAAGCTGCAAGAGGGAGCCATAATTATACAGATTAAAATAAAGGCAGAGGGGAATTTCTATGAGCAAAACGAAGTTGGGGAATTGTTTACCAGAGAAAGATTTCGAGGGATTGAGGAACTGGCCAATCAGGAAATCAAGCGGCAGATCCTCCTTGCTATTAATAAGGCCCAGGAATTGAATAGTGATGTTTTTGGCTGGGGCCAGATGATAAAACAGAATTATCCCCAACAATGGGAGAAGATGGAGGGTAATTGGGACGAGCTTTTTCCCACGGTGGGTAAACAGATAAAGGTAGATTTTTCCTTAAGGCGCAGTTATTTAGCCGACAGATCCTTTAAGTTCCAGTAG
- the spoVT gene encoding stage V sporulation protein T: protein MKATGIVRRIDDLGRVVIPKEIRRTLRIREGDPLEIFVDREGEVILKKYSPIGELGDFAKEYADSLNETIGHISMIADRDVIIAVAGANKREFLSKAIGKAVERAIDERSTLIMNDLDAPDDDNLHVIQNDDREYTIKAQVIAPIITQGDPIGAVIIVSKEAVKMGDMEVKLAETAAGFLAKQMEQ, encoded by the coding sequence TTGAAAGCAACCGGAATTGTACGCCGCATTGACGACCTGGGAAGGGTTGTTATTCCCAAGGAAATTCGCAGAACATTACGCATTCGCGAGGGAGACCCTCTGGAAATTTTCGTTGACCGTGAAGGTGAGGTTATTTTAAAGAAATATTCACCCATAGGAGAGCTAGGGGATTTTGCTAAAGAGTATGCGGACTCGCTAAACGAGACCATTGGTCATATCTCTATGATAGCTGACCGGGATGTGATTATTGCCGTAGCCGGAGCCAATAAAAGAGAGTTCCTAAGTAAAGCTATCGGCAAAGCGGTGGAGAGGGCTATTGATGAAAGAAGCACCCTGATCATGAATGACCTGGATGCTCCAGATGACGACAACCTGCATGTTATTCAGAATGATGACCGGGAATATACCATCAAAGCACAAGTAATTGCTCCGATAATAACTCAAGGGGATCCCATCGGCGCCGTTATCATAGTAAGCAAGGAAGCCGTTAAGATGGGGGATATGGAAGTAAAGCTGGCGGAAACCGCCGCCGGATTCCTGGCCAAACAGATGGAGCAGTAA
- a CDS encoding putative polysaccharide biosynthesis protein — translation MQEKQNFLKGAMVLSIAGAISKIMGAIYRIPLARLIGGEGMGLYQMAYPIYTTILSLATAGVPVAISVLVSRKETQGYSGDSRKIFRVSLLILLVFGFLLTLLVMQSASFIANSVLKEPRAYYPILAVAPAIFFAGLMSVFRGYFQGHQSMIPTAVSQVIEQLFRVTAVLILAFLLFPRGLEYAAAGATFGAVVGGIIGLLVLLGYYYSFRKAQRRSGEMLAYSGSTSVELGQEMVRLAIPVSFGAVVLPLVQMLDAIIVPGRLMATGYATSQATALYGELAGMAAVLISLPTIFTISIATSLVPAVSEALARNERKLLNDRLNYGFRAGMIISLPCAAGLYVLAFPICDLLYATPSAGLPLEPLAFSCIVLAAFQLSSAGLQGIGKPQIAMRNLVITGVFKVIFNYSLTGIPMLNIKGAAIGTVLAFLIGSFLNIIYLRKLTGISYEKGRMLKISLITVLMGLAVQFSYTTLVAADIRSHLATLIAISLGVLLYGILLFLIRELDINMLKRISGRD, via the coding sequence ATGCAAGAGAAGCAAAACTTTCTAAAAGGGGCCATGGTTCTCAGTATTGCTGGAGCCATCAGCAAAATAATGGGAGCAATTTATCGTATTCCCCTGGCCCGCTTGATTGGCGGTGAAGGAATGGGGCTGTATCAAATGGCCTACCCCATCTATACCACTATTCTTTCCCTGGCCACCGCCGGAGTTCCCGTAGCCATATCAGTGCTAGTCTCACGTAAAGAAACCCAGGGCTATTCCGGCGACAGCCGGAAGATCTTCCGGGTATCCCTTTTGATACTACTGGTTTTTGGATTCTTACTTACCCTGCTGGTTATGCAATCGGCCTCCTTTATAGCCAATTCGGTATTAAAAGAACCCCGGGCCTATTATCCTATTCTGGCCGTGGCTCCGGCCATATTCTTCGCTGGTTTGATGTCGGTTTTCCGAGGTTATTTCCAGGGACATCAATCCATGATCCCCACAGCGGTTTCCCAGGTTATAGAACAATTATTTCGGGTTACGGCGGTCTTAATCCTGGCTTTTTTGCTTTTCCCCCGCGGTCTGGAATATGCGGCGGCAGGAGCCACCTTTGGTGCGGTAGTAGGGGGCATAATAGGGCTGCTGGTCCTGCTCGGCTATTATTATTCTTTCCGCAAAGCACAAAGGCGCTCCGGAGAAATGCTGGCCTATTCAGGAAGCACTTCTGTAGAACTGGGCCAGGAAATGGTGCGCCTGGCCATCCCGGTTTCCTTTGGAGCGGTGGTACTTCCCCTGGTACAGATGTTGGACGCCATTATCGTCCCCGGGCGCTTGATGGCCACCGGTTATGCCACTTCTCAGGCTACCGCCCTCTATGGTGAACTGGCGGGAATGGCCGCTGTCTTAATCAGCCTTCCCACCATATTTACCATTTCCATAGCCACCAGCCTGGTACCGGCAGTATCGGAAGCCCTGGCCCGCAACGAGCGTAAACTTTTAAATGATCGTTTAAATTATGGCTTCCGGGCTGGAATGATTATTTCTCTTCCCTGTGCTGCCGGGCTTTATGTTCTGGCCTTTCCGATTTGCGATTTGCTCTATGCCACCCCGTCAGCCGGGCTACCCCTTGAACCCCTGGCTTTCTCCTGCATAGTTCTAGCTGCTTTCCAACTATCCAGTGCCGGTCTGCAAGGTATAGGCAAGCCGCAGATTGCCATGCGCAACCTGGTTATAACCGGTGTTTTTAAGGTTATCTTCAACTACAGCCTTACCGGTATTCCGATGCTGAACATTAAGGGAGCCGCCATTGGAACCGTGCTGGCCTTCCTTATCGGTTCTTTTCTCAACATTATTTATCTAAGAAAGCTTACCGGGATCAGCTATGAAAAGGGTCGAATGTTGAAGATAAGCCTGATTACGGTTTTGATGGGCCTAGCCGTACAATTCTCCTATACAACCCTGGTGGCAGCCGATATAAGATCGCATCTGGCCACCCTGATTGCTATATCCCTGGGAGTTTTGCTCTACGGAATACTGCTATTCCTAATTAGAGAATTGGATATAAATATGTTGAAGCGCATAAGCGGCCGAGATTAA
- a CDS encoding spore germination protein — protein sequence MRFIKSKKPEKIDIPPGELVEQALSPVLQDNREKLKTLLTGCSDVVMRDFMLASHSPIPGLLLYFDGLVDKEQVALHLLQPLLTEQGGDSSENLSPDEMLKRVQYRILSISEVKTLSNIEELLHHISSGDTVLLIDGCSSGLVAGTRSWQSRGIQTPENEITIFGPKEGLSETLRFNTALLRRRIKSTNFKIENMVIGQLSKTDVALFYIEHIAPRSMVDELKKRLQAIDIDAVLDPRYLVEFVADEKRSIFTQEQYTEKPDRLCGYLLEGRIAIMVDGSPMALIVPVSFLEHLISPEDYYINYIAASLFRLLRLGAFAIALLLPSLYVAVITYHHEMIPTPLLLTLAATRQGVPFPAFVEALLLDLTFELLREAGLRLPRAVGPAVSIVGALIIGDAAVRAGLVSTPMVVIIAATGIASFASPSYNAGIIIRIVRFGFLIASGLLGFLGIMIALILLFVRMTSLSSLGLPYLAPVAPFNWQQLGDILIRRPWFNTKKRPYLEGMENQWRQGKSTGG from the coding sequence ATGCGCTTTATTAAAAGCAAGAAACCAGAAAAAATAGACATCCCTCCCGGCGAACTGGTAGAGCAAGCCCTTTCCCCGGTCTTACAGGATAACCGGGAAAAACTAAAGACCTTGCTTACGGGCTGTTCCGATGTGGTAATGCGGGATTTTATGCTCGCGAGTCATTCCCCCATCCCGGGCTTGCTGCTCTATTTTGACGGGCTGGTGGATAAAGAACAAGTAGCTCTTCATCTCTTGCAGCCACTGTTGACGGAACAGGGCGGAGATAGCTCAGAAAATTTATCCCCGGATGAGATGTTAAAGCGGGTTCAATACCGCATCCTCTCCATCAGCGAAGTCAAGACCTTGAGCAATATTGAAGAGTTGCTGCATCACATCAGTTCCGGGGATACAGTATTATTAATAGACGGTTGTTCCTCGGGGTTGGTGGCGGGTACCCGCTCCTGGCAGAGCCGGGGTATACAAACCCCGGAAAACGAGATTACCATTTTTGGTCCCAAAGAGGGTCTCTCTGAAACCCTGCGCTTTAATACCGCTTTATTACGGCGCCGGATTAAGTCCACCAATTTCAAAATTGAAAATATGGTCATTGGCCAGCTAAGTAAAACTGATGTAGCCCTATTTTATATTGAACATATTGCCCCCCGCTCTATGGTAGATGAACTGAAAAAGCGCCTTCAAGCTATAGATATAGATGCTGTCCTTGATCCCCGTTACTTGGTCGAGTTTGTGGCTGATGAGAAAAGAAGTATTTTCACCCAGGAACAGTATACGGAAAAACCAGACCGGCTCTGCGGTTATCTTCTCGAAGGCCGGATAGCTATTATGGTTGACGGCTCGCCCATGGCCCTTATCGTACCGGTTTCCTTCTTGGAGCATTTGATATCCCCGGAAGACTATTATATTAACTATATAGCCGCATCTTTGTTTCGTCTCCTGCGTCTGGGGGCTTTTGCTATAGCTCTCTTGCTGCCGTCATTGTATGTGGCCGTTATAACCTACCACCATGAAATGATTCCCACCCCATTGTTATTGACCCTGGCCGCCACCCGGCAGGGAGTACCTTTTCCGGCTTTTGTAGAGGCGCTTTTACTGGACCTGACCTTTGAGCTTTTGCGCGAGGCCGGACTGCGCCTGCCCCGTGCGGTGGGCCCGGCGGTCAGTATAGTAGGGGCATTGATAATCGGTGATGCTGCAGTAAGGGCAGGCCTGGTTTCCACTCCCATGGTGGTGATAATTGCCGCTACCGGTATTGCTTCTTTCGCTTCCCCCTCGTATAATGCCGGAATTATTATCCGCATCGTCCGTTTCGGTTTTCTGATAGCTTCCGGTCTCCTGGGATTCCTGGGAATAATGATCGCTCTTATCCTGTTGTTTGTCCGGATGACCTCCCTATCCTCCCTGGGCCTGCCTTACCTGGCACCCGTGGCCCCGTTTAACTGGCAACAGCTCGGTGATATCTTGATCCGCCGCCCCTGGTTTAATACTAAGAAACGCCCTTATCTGGAAGGGATGGAAAACCAGTGGCGTCAGGGAAAAAGTACGGGAGGGTAG
- a CDS encoding FtsB family cell division protein produces the protein MAKNKLERKGIWRFMLVGVLCGLMLMIVAPKLKIIYQMNGQRYRLEQEKKELEMKNQELKARLKEMDSVVAIEKIAREQLGMVKKGEKIIIPLKEERP, from the coding sequence ATGGCGAAGAATAAGCTGGAACGCAAGGGTATATGGAGATTCATGCTTGTCGGAGTCTTATGTGGCCTTATGCTTATGATAGTTGCTCCCAAACTCAAAATCATTTACCAAATGAATGGGCAACGATACAGGCTGGAGCAGGAAAAAAAAGAATTGGAAATGAAGAACCAGGAACTAAAAGCCAGACTAAAAGAGATGGATAGCGTAGTTGCGATTGAGAAAATCGCTCGCGAGCAATTGGGTATGGTAAAAAAAGGAGAGAAAATTATTATTCCCCTCAAAGAAGAAAGACCATAA
- the yabP gene encoding sporulation protein YabP gives MAEHSIKLSNRRNMELTGIKNVNNFDEEKIILESEQGNIYIIGQDLHIGTLNLEQGRVALEGNIDIIEYKAPGTDIKAKGKSIINRLLK, from the coding sequence ATGGCGGAACATTCCATTAAATTGAGCAACCGCAGGAATATGGAACTTACCGGAATTAAAAATGTTAATAATTTTGATGAAGAAAAAATAATTCTTGAAAGCGAACAGGGTAACATCTACATAATTGGCCAGGACTTGCATATTGGCACCCTGAACCTGGAGCAAGGCCGGGTGGCCCTGGAAGGCAATATAGACATTATCGAGTACAAGGCTCCCGGTACCGATATCAAGGCTAAAGGAAAAAGTATTATCAACCGCTTGCTCAAATAA
- a CDS encoding Ger(x)C family spore germination protein: MPRRLLILIVLFLLPSYSACWDIQELNNSAVCTGAGVELSREGKFIFSAQMVKPSAPGESGTQTSTAVVLSASGSGVADAARRFMLSLPRLPEWSSISTFIIGEELAREDMAMLGDFLLRNRSLRPTVNLVLSRGCTPEDILSLPMPLSPYSGKGLETILDLQEKQLGIYVPTNVNEFVHKLTTAGIEPVVPQVSIEEKKLFINGTAVFKGRRIVGSLNEGESRGYRWMNARSFNGGIIDLVSPQNPGELVILEIKQFTSKTTPTLEQDHLKMKIKVQAELVFYEKSKTAELLTLSGKEELERLAAQEIKQEISACIKKSQLLGSDILGWGYILQRHEPQLWESFSANWGNIFPTWESDIEVETLIVSSMLSQKSFRFR, encoded by the coding sequence ATGCCCAGACGCCTGCTTATACTTATCGTTTTGTTTCTTCTTCCCAGCTACAGTGCCTGCTGGGATATACAGGAGCTTAACAATTCCGCCGTTTGTACCGGTGCTGGAGTAGAGCTTTCCCGGGAAGGGAAATTTATCTTTTCCGCTCAGATGGTAAAGCCCAGTGCCCCCGGCGAAAGCGGGACCCAGACCTCAACCGCCGTGGTATTGTCAGCCAGCGGTTCCGGGGTAGCAGATGCGGCCCGCCGCTTTATGCTCTCCCTGCCCCGCTTGCCCGAATGGTCCTCAATTAGCACCTTTATTATTGGGGAAGAGTTAGCCCGGGAGGATATGGCCATGCTAGGGGATTTCCTGCTGCGCAACCGCAGTCTCCGCCCTACGGTCAATCTAGTGCTGAGCAGGGGCTGTACCCCGGAGGATATCTTGTCGCTTCCTATGCCTTTAAGTCCCTATTCCGGCAAGGGTCTGGAAACTATCCTGGATCTGCAGGAAAAGCAACTGGGCATCTATGTTCCCACCAATGTAAATGAATTTGTCCATAAATTAACCACAGCAGGAATTGAACCGGTTGTTCCCCAGGTGAGCATAGAAGAAAAAAAATTATTCATCAACGGTACGGCTGTATTTAAAGGGCGTCGGATAGTGGGATCACTAAATGAAGGGGAAAGCCGGGGTTACCGCTGGATGAATGCTCGCAGTTTCAATGGGGGGATAATAGACCTGGTATCTCCCCAAAATCCCGGCGAGTTGGTAATCCTGGAGATTAAGCAATTTACCAGCAAAACTACCCCGACGCTGGAGCAGGATCACTTGAAAATGAAAATTAAAGTCCAGGCCGAGCTAGTCTTCTATGAAAAAAGCAAAACCGCTGAGCTCCTAACCTTATCGGGGAAAGAGGAACTGGAAAGACTGGCGGCCCAGGAAATAAAACAGGAAATTTCCGCTTGTATCAAAAAATCACAACTGTTGGGCAGTGATATTCTGGGCTGGGGTTATATTTTGCAAAGACACGAGCCCCAACTTTGGGAGAGCTTCTCAGCTAACTGGGGCAATATTTTCCCAACATGGGAAAGTGATATTGAGGTGGAAACTCTGATAGTGAGCAGCATGCTCAGCCAAAAAAGCTTCCGTTTTCGCTAG
- a CDS encoding RNA-binding S4 domain-containing protein: MRLDKYLKVSRIIKRRTLAKDFAESERVLLNGRVAKPSSEVKIGDIITLRMGEKTVVYEVLDIKENIKAADAGNLYRIIE; this comes from the coding sequence ATGCGTTTGGACAAGTATCTAAAAGTATCACGAATAATTAAGCGGCGAACCCTGGCCAAGGATTTTGCTGAGAGCGAGAGGGTCTTGCTAAATGGCAGGGTAGCCAAGCCATCTAGTGAAGTCAAAATTGGGGATATAATTACCCTGCGTATGGGAGAGAAAACGGTTGTTTATGAGGTTCTGGATATTAAGGAAAATATAAAGGCAGCAGATGCCGGGAATCTGTACCGAATTATTGAATAA
- a CDS encoding HU family DNA-binding protein, giving the protein MNKTELVGQVAAKTGMTKKDVEKVVNAFFDTVEGVLKEDDKVQLIGFGTFEVRARQARKGRNPQTGEEINIPATKVPAFKAGKALKDALV; this is encoded by the coding sequence TTGAATAAGACGGAATTAGTAGGTCAGGTAGCAGCAAAAACTGGGATGACCAAAAAAGATGTGGAGAAAGTGGTCAATGCTTTCTTCGATACGGTAGAAGGGGTTTTAAAAGAGGACGATAAAGTTCAATTAATAGGCTTTGGCACTTTTGAAGTTAGAGCCAGACAGGCCAGGAAGGGAAGAAATCCACAAACCGGCGAGGAAATTAACATCCCGGCCACTAAAGTTCCTGCCTTTAAAGCAGGCAAAGCCCTAAAAGACGCTCTGGTTTAA
- the yabQ gene encoding spore cortex biosynthesis protein YabQ, translating to MLLGQLKAFFLTLILGIFSGGLFHYYHLTVRKARIGRYWLYLIDLILWVILLLIVFAFLLLINGAEMRLYVLLALACGIAIYFRYLSRYMTPILSRAAQGSVEFSSGLARAIRSPFLHLFCYWKAQKDKGKTPPPGDSGN from the coding sequence GTGCTTTTGGGCCAGCTAAAAGCCTTTTTCCTGACCCTGATACTGGGCATATTCAGCGGCGGTCTTTTTCATTATTATCACTTAACCGTTAGAAAAGCCAGGATAGGCAGGTATTGGCTATATTTAATCGATTTGATATTGTGGGTTATTCTCCTTTTAATTGTTTTTGCTTTTCTTCTGCTGATAAACGGAGCGGAAATGCGGCTCTATGTTCTCCTGGCCCTGGCCTGTGGGATCGCTATCTATTTCCGTTATCTGTCGCGGTACATGACCCCTATCCTTTCTCGAGCTGCCCAGGGAAGTGTAGAGTTTTCTTCCGGGCTGGCCCGAGCTATTAGAAGCCCTTTTTTGCACCTCTTCTGCTACTGGAAAGCCCAAAAAGACAAAGGTAAAACTCCGCCCCCGGGTGATAGTGGGAATTAA
- a CDS encoding GerAB/ArcD/ProY family transporter codes for MGNQTLSPQQITFMIFLFLTGSSLVFIPEILAGQSAWMACLLASLTGLYIIIILLALFTRFPDMSITRISELALGRIAGSILNILFFFSLFLIAQGLLYNLCFLLGLIYPAICGFILRSLVLLSAAYCIYRGPAMLGRLYESFIGLILFFFLLGIIASFPIMNLSELKPLWPEWKPLLSGAFFVADWPFAQLVILAFFFPLVQGLKEKKKAFIGWYLLAVAVLVFEDIQMISILGQELAEISRFPLLKVNRLTGFGEFRRVELFFFILWFIVGFTALTAYYQGLVLNLKELLRLENPRPLILPLGLCLMVFTAYMYPSDLNYITTRLRYIPFFTMPINLLYPTVIFIAASLSKGRLSSRHSRSEG; via the coding sequence ATGGGAAACCAAACTCTTTCCCCCCAACAGATTACTTTTATGATTTTTCTTTTTTTAACCGGCAGTTCACTGGTTTTTATACCGGAAATATTAGCCGGGCAGTCGGCCTGGATGGCCTGCCTTTTAGCTTCGCTGACAGGTCTCTATATCATTATCATACTGCTGGCGCTCTTTACCCGTTTTCCGGATATGAGTATTACCCGCATTAGCGAACTGGCCCTGGGGAGAATCGCTGGCTCTATCCTAAATATTTTATTCTTTTTCAGTCTTTTTCTCATTGCCCAGGGCTTGCTTTACAATCTATGCTTCTTGCTGGGTCTCATTTACCCCGCTATTTGCGGCTTTATCCTCCGCTCACTGGTGCTCCTCTCAGCGGCTTACTGTATCTACCGGGGTCCTGCTATGCTCGGTCGTTTATATGAATCATTTATCGGCCTTATCCTCTTCTTTTTCCTGCTGGGCATCATTGCTTCTTTTCCGATAATGAACTTGAGTGAACTCAAACCGCTATGGCCAGAGTGGAAACCCTTGCTTTCCGGCGCCTTTTTCGTGGCTGACTGGCCCTTCGCGCAACTGGTAATCCTGGCTTTCTTTTTTCCGCTAGTACAGGGATTGAAAGAAAAGAAAAAGGCTTTTATAGGCTGGTACTTGCTGGCGGTGGCGGTACTGGTCTTTGAAGATATACAGATGATATCCATTCTGGGGCAGGAATTGGCTGAGATATCTCGTTTTCCTCTTTTGAAAGTGAATCGCCTGACTGGCTTCGGTGAATTCCGGCGGGTGGAGCTTTTTTTCTTTATCCTCTGGTTCATTGTCGGCTTTACCGCACTGACCGCCTATTATCAAGGTCTGGTTTTAAACCTGAAAGAACTCCTGCGCTTGGAAAATCCTCGTCCCTTGATTCTTCCCCTGGGATTATGTCTTATGGTCTTTACTGCCTATATGTATCCCAGCGATTTAAACTATATCACTACCCGGCTCCGCTATATTCCTTTTTTTACCATGCCTATCAACCTCCTCTATCCCACTGTAATCTTTATCGCTGCCAGCCTATCGAAGGGACGGCTTAGCAGCAGGCATAGCCGAAGCGAAGGGTGA
- a CDS encoding GerAB/ArcD/ProY family transporter, which produces MKKKDGELFFVFRISHFQLYCILLLLVGPVAFLETPNILIIHLGCNAWLAAIGAIVPGILLAAMFQYIIKKSSQPFPLLLEEHLGKILGKILGFLYILAFLLASSFTLRLFVDFIVTNVLPQTPISVFIGVLLLVGFVAIKSGLENLARCCELVVILGLPFAFLIFLAAIIENWNPGNLLPFARMDLTSFSLGLSSCSYVLGKMLPVLSLAFFCPRQKKIRQVMLLVIFSYVALMLATTLATLMTLDTTMSNIATFPTFSTIRLLHIADFIQNIDIVFIGIWILGVFGSVSIPWFMACYTTQQLFALKDYRFLAAPSSLIIGVFSILMSKNIMELLAVSMHIIPLLYSFAFILLPFLLFLLTLFKAYPESETLAEPEAKAESSA; this is translated from the coding sequence ATGAAGAAGAAAGATGGGGAGCTGTTTTTTGTGTTTAGAATCAGCCATTTTCAACTATACTGCATACTACTGCTGCTGGTAGGGCCGGTTGCTTTCCTAGAAACGCCCAATATATTAATAATTCACCTGGGCTGCAATGCTTGGCTGGCGGCGATTGGCGCCATCGTACCAGGTATATTACTGGCAGCTATGTTCCAATACATTATTAAAAAGAGCAGCCAGCCCTTTCCCCTGCTCCTGGAAGAACACCTGGGGAAAATATTGGGGAAAATATTGGGATTCTTATACATCCTGGCCTTTCTCCTGGCCAGCAGTTTTACCCTGCGCCTTTTTGTGGATTTCATAGTAACCAATGTCCTGCCTCAAACCCCGATCAGCGTGTTTATCGGAGTACTCTTGCTGGTAGGCTTTGTGGCTATTAAAAGCGGGCTGGAAAACCTGGCCCGCTGCTGTGAACTGGTTGTCATCCTGGGATTACCCTTTGCTTTTCTCATTTTTCTAGCAGCCATTATAGAGAACTGGAACCCGGGGAATCTTCTTCCTTTCGCCCGTATGGATTTAACTTCTTTTAGCCTGGGGCTATCATCCTGCAGTTATGTCCTGGGTAAGATGCTCCCGGTATTAAGCCTGGCCTTTTTTTGTCCCCGCCAGAAAAAGATCCGCCAGGTCATGCTTCTGGTAATCTTTAGCTATGTGGCTCTCATGTTAGCTACCACCCTGGCCACGCTGATGACGCTGGATACAACCATGTCCAACATTGCTACTTTCCCTACTTTCTCTACCATCCGTTTGTTACATATTGCTGACTTTATCCAAAATATAGATATTGTCTTTATCGGTATCTGGATACTGGGCGTATTCGGCTCGGTCAGCATCCCCTGGTTTATGGCTTGCTATACCACCCAGCAGCTTTTCGCTTTAAAAGATTACCGCTTTTTAGCTGCTCCTTCTTCTCTCATCATTGGCGTTTTTTCCATATTGATGAGCAAAAACATTATGGAACTCCTGGCAGTCAGCATGCATATTATTCCACTGCTGTATTCCTTTGCCTTTATACTGCTTCCTTTTTTGCTCTTTCTCTTAACCCTTTTTAAAGCTTATCCTGAATCCGAAACATTAGCTGAGCCTGAAGCAAAAGCAGAAAGTTCTGCATAA